CCAGCCGCGCGCGGGCATCGCCAAGCACGACTACGTGGCCTGGGGGTACGCGCGCGCCGCGGCGGCGACGGGGGTCGACCTGATCCAGGACTGCGAGGTCACCGGGTTCCTGCGCGACGGCGACCGGATCACCGGCGTGCGCACGGCCCGGGGCGACATCGCGGCCGGCCGGGTCGGGCTGGCCGCCGCGGGCCACACCTCCGTGCTGGCCGACACCCTGGGGCTGCGGCTGCCGCTGCAGAGCCACCCGCTGCAGGCTCTGGTCTCCGAGCTCCTGGAGCCCGTCCACCCCACCGTGGTGATGTCCAACGCGGTGCACGTCTACGTCAGCCAGGCGCACAAGGGCGAACTCGTCCTCGGCGCAGGCATCGACTCCTACAACGGTTACGGCCAGCGCGGTTCGTTCCACGTCATCGAGCGGCAGATGGCGGCCGCGCTGGAGCTGTTCCCGGTCTTCGCGGGCGCGCACGTGCTGCGGACCTGGGCCGGGGTCGTCGACGTGAGCCCCGACGCCTCGCCCATCCTCGGCCGCACCCCCTTCACCGGCCTCTACGTCAACTGCGGCTGGGGGACCGGGGGATTCAAGGCCACGCCCGCGGTGGGCCGCTGCTTCGCCCACACCATCGCCCACGACGAGCCGCACCCGCTCAACGCGCCCTTCGGCCTGGAGCGCTTCTTCACCGGCGCCCTGGTCGACGAGCACGGCGCCGCCGCAGTCGCCCACTGACCCGCGCACCGCCGGTGCGCACCGCCCGGCCATGGAGGCCCACCGTGATGCTCATTCCCTGCCCCTACTGCGGGCCGCGCGAGGAGACCGAGTTCCACTACGGCGGGCAGGCGCACGTCGCCCACCCCGCCGACCCCGCCGCGCTGTCCGACACCGAATGGGGCCACTACCTGTTCTTCCGCGCCAACCCCAAGGGCCGCTTCGCCGAGCGGTGGCGGCACAGCGTGGGCTGCGGCAGGTGGTTCAACGCCATCAGGGACACCGCGACCCACGAGCTGGTCCGGGTCTATGAGATGGGCGAGCCGGAACCGGTGATCGAATGAGCGAGGCACTCCGGCTGCCCTCCGGCGGCCGCATCGACCGCGGTACGACGCTGAACTTCCACTTCAACGGGGCCGCCTACACCGGGCGTCCCGGCGACACCCTCGCCTCGGCGCTGCTGGCCAACGGCGTGCACCACGTCGCCGACAGCGTGCGGCTGGGCCGTCCGCGCGGGATCTTCGCCGCCGGGGCCGAGGAGCCCACCGCCCTCGTCCGGGTCGAGGCGCCGACCGCCGAGACCATGGTGACCGCCACGACCGTGGAGCTGAGCGAGGGGCTGCGGGCCCGCGGCCTGAACGGGCATGGCCGGCTGGAGCCGGGGGCCGCCCTCTCGGACCACGACGCGATGCACGCCCACTGCGACGTGCTGGTCGTCGGCGCCGGTCCGGCCGGTCTGGCCGCCGCGCTGACCGCGGCCCGCACCGGCGCCAGGGTCGTCCTCGCCGACGAGCACCCCGAGCCGGGCGGCTCCCTGCTCGGCACCGGGGAGCCCCTCGCGGCGGACGACGGGTCCGACTGGGTGGCGCGGTGCCGGACCGAGCTGGAGTCCTGCGCCGAGGTCCGCCTCCTCACCCGCACCACCGTCTTCGGGCACTTCGACGACAACCACCTGATGGCCCTGCAGCACCGCGCCCCCGGCCCCGCCGACGGCGGCGGAGGGGCGCGCCGCCGCGTCTGGCGCATCCGGGCGCGCCGGGTGGTGCTCGCGACCGGCGCGCACGAGCGCTCCTACGTGTTCTCCGGCAACGACCGGCCGGGCATCATGCTCGCCGCGGCGGCCCGCCGCCACCTGCACCGCCACGCCGTGCTCGCCGGCACCCGCGCCGTCGTCTGCACCACCAACGACAGCGCCTACGCCGCCGCGCTGGACCTCGCCGCGGCAGGCGTCGACGTCGCCGCCGTCGCCGACGCCCGGCCCGCCGTCCCCGCGCACTGGCGCGACCGGTGCGCCGCGGCCGGGATCGAGGTCCTGCCCGGCCACGCGGTGGTCAGCACCAGCGGGCACGAGCGCATCACCGGCGCGCACGTCGCCGCGCTGCCGACCGGTCCCGGCGGCCGGCTCGGCCCCAGGCGGGGCATCCACTGCGACCTGCTGTGCGTCTCCGGTGGCTGGAACCCGGTCCTGCAGCTCTTCGCCCAGGCCCGCGGCGAACTGCGCTACGACGAGACCCTGGCGGCCTTCGTCCCGGGCCGCGCGCCCGAGGCGGTGCTGGTGGCCGGTGCGGCCAACGGGCGGTTCGGCACGGCGGACTGCCTGGCCGAGGGTGCGCGGGCCGGCGAGGAGGCCGCGCGGGCCGCGGGCTTCCGGCCCGGCGCGCCCGTCCGGCTCCCCGAGGCCCGGGAACCGGCGGCCACCGCCCCGCGCGCGCTGTGGTCCGTCCCCGACCCGGGGGACGATCCCGGCCGGCACTTCCAGTTCGTCGACCTCCAGCGCGACGCCACCGTCGCCGACATCGTCCGGGCCGTGCGGGCGGGGATGCGCTCGGTCGAGCACGTCAAGCGCTACACCACCATCGGCACCGCCCACGACCAGGGCAAGACCAGCGGCGTGCTCGCCATCGGCGTCGTCTCCGACGTGCTGGGCCGACCCGTCGGCGAGCTCGGCGCCGTGTCGTTCCGGCCGCCCTACATCCCCGTGGGCTTCGCGGCGCTGGCCGGCCGGGACCGCGGCCACCTGCACGCCCCCGTCCGGGTGACGGCCATGCACGATCGGCACGTCGCGGCCGGAGCCCGGTTCGAGGACGTCGGCGAGTGGAAGCGCCCCTGGTTCTACCCCCGGCGGGGAGAGGACATGGACGCCGCGGTCCAGCGCGAGTGCCGCGCGGCCCGGCGGGGCGTCGCGATGATGGACGTGTCCACCCTGGGCAAGATCGAGGTCCAGGGCCCCGACGCGGCCGCCTTCCTCGACCTCGTCTACACCAACCTGATCAGCACCCTGAACGTGGGCCGGATCCGCTACGGCCTGATGTGCACCGCCGACGGCATGGTCCTCGACGACGGCACCGTCATGCGCCTCGCCGAGCACCGCTTCCTCCTCACCACGACCACGGGCAACGCGGCGGCCGTCCTGGACTGGCTGGAGGAGTGGTCCCAGACGGAGTGGCCGCACCTGCGGGTGCGCATGGCCTCGGTGACCGACCACTGGGCCACCGTCGCCCTGGTCGGACCGCGGGCGCGCGGCGTGCTGCGCGCGCTCGCCCCCGGCCTCGACGCCGCCAACGACGCCTTCCCGTTCATGTCCTGGCGCGAGGCCGACGTCGCGGGCATCGGGGCGCGGGTGTGCCGCATCAGCTTCTCCGGCGAACTCGCCTACGAGATCAACGTGCCCTGGTGGTCGGGGCGGCGGCTGTGGGACGCGCTCGGCGCGGCGGGGGCCGGGCACGGCATCACCGCCTACGGGACCGAGACCATGCACGTGCTGCGCGCCGAGAAGGGCTACCCCGTCGTCGGCCAGGACACCGACGGCACCGTGACACCGCACGACCTGGGGATGCACTGGGCCGTCTCCAAGAAGAAGAGCGACTTCATCGGCAGGCGCTCCTTCGACCGCGCCGACACATGCCGCGATGACCGGGCGCACTTCGTCGGGCTGCTGCCCGCCGACCCGCAGGAGCTGCTGCCCGAGGGCACCCAGCTCGTGGCCGACGCGCCCCCGGCCGAGTCGCCGGAGCCCGCGCTGGGCCACGTGACGTCGAGCTACCGCAGCGCGGCGCTCGGCCGGACCTTC
This sequence is a window from Spinactinospora alkalitolerans. Protein-coding genes within it:
- a CDS encoding sarcosine oxidase subunit delta; translation: MMLIPCPYCGPREETEFHYGGQAHVAHPADPAALSDTEWGHYLFFRANPKGRFAERWRHSVGCGRWFNAIRDTATHELVRVYEMGEPEPVIE
- a CDS encoding 2Fe-2S iron-sulfur cluster-binding protein, with product MSEALRLPSGGRIDRGTTLNFHFNGAAYTGRPGDTLASALLANGVHHVADSVRLGRPRGIFAAGAEEPTALVRVEAPTAETMVTATTVELSEGLRARGLNGHGRLEPGAALSDHDAMHAHCDVLVVGAGPAGLAAALTAARTGARVVLADEHPEPGGSLLGTGEPLAADDGSDWVARCRTELESCAEVRLLTRTTVFGHFDDNHLMALQHRAPGPADGGGGARRRVWRIRARRVVLATGAHERSYVFSGNDRPGIMLAAAARRHLHRHAVLAGTRAVVCTTNDSAYAAALDLAAAGVDVAAVADARPAVPAHWRDRCAAAGIEVLPGHAVVSTSGHERITGAHVAALPTGPGGRLGPRRGIHCDLLCVSGGWNPVLQLFAQARGELRYDETLAAFVPGRAPEAVLVAGAANGRFGTADCLAEGARAGEEAARAAGFRPGAPVRLPEAREPAATAPRALWSVPDPGDDPGRHFQFVDLQRDATVADIVRAVRAGMRSVEHVKRYTTIGTAHDQGKTSGVLAIGVVSDVLGRPVGELGAVSFRPPYIPVGFAALAGRDRGHLHAPVRVTAMHDRHVAAGARFEDVGEWKRPWFYPRRGEDMDAAVQRECRAARRGVAMMDVSTLGKIEVQGPDAAAFLDLVYTNLISTLNVGRIRYGLMCTADGMVLDDGTVMRLAEHRFLLTTTTGNAAAVLDWLEEWSQTEWPHLRVRMASVTDHWATVALVGPRARGVLRALAPGLDAANDAFPFMSWREADVAGIGARVCRISFSGELAYEINVPWWSGRRLWDALGAAGAGHGITAYGTETMHVLRAEKGYPVVGQDTDGTVTPHDLGMHWAVSKKKSDFIGRRSFDRADTCRDDRAHFVGLLPADPQELLPEGTQLVADAPPAESPEPALGHVTSSYRSAALGRTFALAMVRAGRDRMGGSVRAVVGDRTVPVTITGTVFYDQEGARRDG
- a CDS encoding sarcosine oxidase subunit beta family protein — translated: MIAGTARLPDHPERLWPNPEPKRSYDVVIVGAGGHGLATAYHLAKEQGVRDVAVLEKGWLAGGNMARNTTIIRSNYLWDESARIYEHALELWEGLEEDLGYPILFSQRGVLNLAHSLQDVREGVRRVNANRLNGVDAEWLDPAGVKEVCPIIDVSADVRHPVLGATFQPRAGIAKHDYVAWGYARAAAATGVDLIQDCEVTGFLRDGDRITGVRTARGDIAAGRVGLAAAGHTSVLADTLGLRLPLQSHPLQALVSELLEPVHPTVVMSNAVHVYVSQAHKGELVLGAGIDSYNGYGQRGSFHVIERQMAAALELFPVFAGAHVLRTWAGVVDVSPDASPILGRTPFTGLYVNCGWGTGGFKATPAVGRCFAHTIAHDEPHPLNAPFGLERFFTGALVDEHGAAAVAH